One genomic region from Equus asinus isolate D_3611 breed Donkey chromosome 8, EquAss-T2T_v2, whole genome shotgun sequence encodes:
- the GCM2 gene encoding chorion-specific transcription factor GCMb — MPAEAGRRADCVCSYGMKLSWDINDPQMPQEPAHFDHFCEWPDGYVRFIYRSDEKKAQRHLSGWAMRNTNNHNGHILKKSCLGVVVCARACMMPDGSRLQLRPAICDKARLKQQKKACPNCHSALELIPCRGHSGYPVTNFWRLEGNAIFFQAKGVHDHPRPESKSETEARRSALKRQMASFYQPQKKRIRELEAGENPNNSGHFNSIPPLENPEEFDMITDTGFPAPGQPGFSFPNSDAYKATCDLTTFQGDIMPPLQKHPKPRIYLPRPPCSYELAGPGSTNSSPYATLSKDSSSIPTDTDWVHLNALHYNVNSYSNFERSFDFTSKQHGWKPALGKPGLGERTDHGQFPAVAARPYYNPELPCRYLTSPPPGAPALQTVITTTTKVSYQAYQPPALKYCDSVREVSLSSCNYASENPPMSIYPEALDLPAAVTRATSPAGPVPLKIPGDCRAIRPTLAFPQESAPSRTDGAETWEACPSGLGSAISYSDAGSPFFSYDNDDF, encoded by the exons ATGCCGGCGGAAGCGGGGCGCAGGGCGGACTGTGTGTGCTCCTACGGGATGAAGCTCAGTTGGGACATCAACGACCCGCAGATGCCTCAG GAGCCAGCCCACTTTGACCACTTCTGCGAGTGGCCGGATGGCTACGTGCGCTTCATCTATCGCAGCGACGAGAAGAAGGCGCAGCGCCACCTGAGCGGATGGGCCATGCGCAACACCAACAACCACAACGGCCACATCCTCAAGAAGTCGTGCCTGGGCGTGGTGGTGTGTGCGCGGGCCTGCATGATGCCCGACGGCTCGCGCCTGCAGCTGCGGCCAGCCATCTGCGACAAGGCGCGGCTGAAGCAGCAGA AGAAAGCATGCCCCAACTGTCATTCTGCTTTGGAACTGATTCCCTGTCGAGGGCACAGCGGGTACCCTGTGACCAACTTCTGGCGGCTTGAGGGCAACGCCATATTTTTCCAG GCTAAGGGAGTTCACGATCACCCAAGACCAGAGAGTAAATCAGAGACGGAAGCTAGAAGAAGTGCCCTCAAGAGACAAATGGCCTCTTTTTACCAACCTCAGAAAAAGAGAATTCGAGAACTGGAG GCAGGAGAGAATCCAAACAACAGTGGACATTTCAACAGCATACCTCCCCTGGAAAATCCAGAAGAGTTTGATATGATTACTGACACTGGTTTCCCTGCTCCAGGGCAGCCTGGCTTTTCCTTTCCAAACTCTGATGCTTACAAAGCCACTTGTGACCTCACCACCTTTCAAGGAGACATAATGCCACCCTTACAGAAACATCCAAAGCCAAGAATCTATTTGCCTAGGCCACCCTGCAGCTATGAATTGGCAGGCCCTGGTTCCACAAATTCGAGCCCATATGCCACCCTTTCTAAAGATTCCAGCAGTATCCCTACTGACACAGACTGGGTTCACCTGAATGCATTACATTATAATGTCAACTCATACAGCAACTTCGAGAGGAGCTTTGATTTCACCAGTAAACAACATGGCTGGAAACCAGCTCTTGGAAAACCTGGCCTTGGAGAGAGGACTGACCATGGACAGTTCCCGGCCGTGGCCGCTCGCCCTTATTATAACCCGGAGCTCCCCTGCAGGTACCTCACGTCTCCCCCACCAGGTGCTCCAGCCCTGCAGACCgtgatcaccaccaccaccaaagtgTCCTACCAGGCCTACCAGCCCCCTGCACTGAAATACTGTGACAGCGTGCGGGAAGTTAGCCTTTCGAGCTGTAACTATGCTTCTGAAAACCCCCCAATGTCCATCTACCCAGAAGCCCTGGACCTTCCAGCTGCAGTCACCAGGGCAACCTCTCCAGCAGGGCCAGTGCCTTTGAAAATTCCAGGAGATTGCAGGGCCATCAGACCCACTTTGGCTTTTCCTCAAGAGTCAGCTCCCTCCAGGACAGACGGAGCAGAGACTTGGGAAGCGTGTCCGTCTGGACTGGGGTCCGCAATCAGTTATTCAGATGCAGGTAGTCCATTCTTTAGCTATGACAATGACGACTTTTGA